ttgtaatcttgaaaTTAGCGCACTCAAAATTGAGcaaatggtctttacagtgaagacactcgcatggtaaaatcaagctaactgaattaaattcatatttatctcatggtgtagacgcagcctaattCTGTAAACCTCAAGGTGAGTTTCCATTTAGAAAATGTGATCACAATAGAACTTACTTCCATATGTCATTAACTTCATTGGGTGCAAATTCCTTGGACTCAAGTTGAATCATAGCAAAACCACCAATGGCATATAGGGATCCACTCAAGTTGACTAAACTGATAGAGCTTCTCTCCTGGGGGAATTCAGGCATAACTTCCCACCTATATGTTATTTATAAACAAAACCAAATGAGTCAGACAATACTTGAGAAATATTCTGAAGGAAATGAAAGGAGTATCTGAGAAGTCCCAGGCCAATAGTGATGGCTGGCAGGATCATATGGAGTAAAGGATTAGTTTGAGGAATCTTAGCACCTGGCAGCCCTAATCTTCATTAGAAAAACAAAACCTTCAGTACATCAATGCTGATGTTCTGTGTCTCCATTCACAAGCATTAAGGCCGAAGTGTGCATGCTCAAGATCCTTTATGCAGAGAAAATCCCCATTATTTCCTACAGCAGCACTTTCTGTTCGTTCTGTTGAACCACTACTAACACAATGGAGCACGAGGAGTCAAGCTTATTTAGCttgggatgtaaaatcccatttaattagttaactggttaaatgttaggtttaactgattaaacaaggtggggtggctggggaggccctCCTACCATAGACAAGGGCTACTTCAGTTAGGCTAGAGTGTCCTCGCTTGTGGTGTGCCAGCAACAAGAGCTGCTCCGGCCcagctggagtgtccctgcctgCAGCGCTGCTGTGGGGGCATTCCAGCACTGCTAAAAAGCAGCCCTCATCCAAAGTGGTCCAGTCTGGGAACGTCGTGGGCAGAGGTACTAAAGCTCAGCTGGAGCAGCTCTTGTCCATGGGagtctggctggagcagcccctatCCCAGCTGCGCTGGAACAGACTCCTcagttgtcctgccccccaccaccccatggTTACCACGGATCAGGACTACTTCAGCCTGGCTGGAACACCCCTGCCGTGGCAGCTGGGGGAACTGCTCCACACTCTACCGGTTAATAATAACTCCTAAGcttcatccatttagggtgaggcttaccagttaaacaTTAACGTCCCTACACTTAGCATTGTTATGAGTTTTCCACTGCAATGTTGTTTTCCCTTATGCAGAATCATGGCTGTTAAAACCCTAAAACATTGGGAGAGGTAAACCCAATCCCGCTGAACAGGGCCAACAGGTTCACTTGTCCTCCCATGCTGCTGTAAGCCACTCATGCCGATACTTATTTCTGATTTACAGCAGTGTAACTGCAACAACCATGTTAGATTCAAATGAGAAATGAGTGGGTAAGAGAGTCATGAAAAGTATTAATGACGATAGATAAAATTACCTATATTTTGACTTGCTTTTTTGAAGCATTTCTACAGGAAAAGGTCATAGAGTAGAAGCTAAAGTCAATACATTCCTTACACGAATGATTTTGTGGTGAAACTTGCACTTCTTATATCTAATTCTAAATATGACTTGCTCTGTGAAAGAATATATTTCACTTGTAGGTATCTAGTACAAAAAAGATCAGCATACCTTCTAAGTTGGCTTTATTTTACTATCATCTCATTATGACTTACCATAAAAGCTAGGCTCACACTAGCACTTCACTGTGTTGCAGCTTTCTGgcacaggggtgtgaaaaattatTCCCGAGTGCAGTGTGTTCCAGTGCTGTAAATGCAAGTGTAAGCCAGGCTACAGCACTGGGAGCACAGCTCCAGTGCAATTAGCTCCtccctcatggaggtggtttacctgGAGCACTGGGAAAGCTACACTGCTACATAAAGGCACTGTTGCACCAGCACTTTACACTTTAAAGTACAGACAAAGCCAAATAGTCTTTGTGCAAGTTGTAATTAAGAGCATGGATTTAACACTGAAAATCTACTTAGAGCTTTTATATTAAACATTAATTATTTGTGAAACAAACAGTTTATGCTGAATTGTTTTCCTTGACCTTAATGCCTCTACCATTTTCTTCAgaataaaatgaattaaaaataaggCGATTTAGTCActaaaattcaaataaaaattgTGTAAAAATTATCTGGATATGCACTCACTTATTAGTGGTGAGGTCAAAAGCTTCGACAGAGGCTGAAAGGCCTTCTTCAGTAACACCTCCTGCAATCACAATTTTGCCTTTATGGACAGCCACTCCGAACATTGAGCGAGCCACTTTCATGGGAGCCAGATCTCGCCAATCTCCCTTCTTGGGATTGTATATAAATACCCTGTTAGTACATTTCCTGTggggggggaaaagaaaaactcTAAAGTATCTCTGGTAAATCCTCTGGACAGGTATGTTTAAAGAGACACTACATTTAAATGGATTTTGTGTGTAATGTATACTCACGGAAAAAATGGCAAATACAGTACCTATCTCTATAGTGTTCCTATTTGTCAAGCTTTATCTCAGCAATAGGTGAATGGCTAAACAAAGGCAGATGTGTGTGGCGTGGCATGGCCTGGGCAGAAATCTAGAAAGAAAAGCTAGACACTTTGTTTTATTAACGTGAACATGTTAACTTAGATCTCTCTGACTGAGTTTGCTCTCCCAAGCAGAGTGCTGTGCTGTACAAAGACGTCCAATTCTTGTAGAAGTCAATATGTATACAAGCACAATTCATTAAACTAGCTGTGTAGTTTGAGAAACCTCTGTCTATGGAGGAGCCGCCTTAATTATCATCCCCCTCTTTCTTCTAACATGAGGTTCTCTCATTTCTTCTAGACTATATGTTCCTTAAGGCAGGGACAAAGTATGATGAGTTTCCTTAACTCCCCATTCTCACCCATAGTACCAGGTACATATGTTATTTACACAGTGCCATAATGTGTATGGTGCTTTATATAGGAGCAAAAAATGTGCCTGTTTTTTATAGCTTGCTTAAGTTGGTATGCGTTGACTTATGGTAACAAAGAGAGAGGACTGAGCCCAAGGATTCCTACAAGATGATCACCCAGTTGCTTTAGATAATTATGTATAAATCTCAACGTGTGCATTACTGTTTCTGGTACTATCACTACACTTGGAAGACTAGAGTTCATAGGAAGAAAAGTGTATTTAAGGAGgcattaaactgcagcaagggaggtttaggttggacattaggaaaaagttcctaactgtcagggtggttaaacactgaaataaattgcctagggaggttgtggaatctccgtctctggagatacttaagaacaggttagataaatgtctatcagggatggtctagacagtacttggtcctgccatgaggacagggggctggactcaatgacctctcaaggtcccttccagtcctagtattctatgattctgtgaggtgTAGGTGTGGCAGATCAGTCAGGATAAGAGGTTATTTGCTTAAGGGCTACAGTGTAGTttaagcaacgaagggtcctgtggcaccttatagactaacagaaaagttttgagcatgagcttttgtgagcacagactcacagtgTAGTTTAAGATAACCAAATAAGTAACTGTGTGgatttatattatattttttttgcaaaatattctCTTCTGGAGAGAAATCTTCAGAAAAAAGGAGTACTGACATGATCaaataaaaagcaaaagaggCAAGTCCTACTGACTGTCCACTAAgcacttttaaaatgtaatttatacATCATAGCTTCTAGATTACAAGACTTAAGGTTTTCTCAAACTATCTTCTGATGTAGTGGTTTGTTGCATTAATGTTCAATGTTGGAAAGTTCCGTACACATTTTCATCTTCTTCTACAAACCCATGTCAAGCTCTGCTCATTGACATCTTCAATCCTTGTTTTATGTCCTCTACATGATAAGCAAGCATTTCACTTCATGTTTATACTGGAATGGGAGGAACCTCAAGACGACAGCACCAAGTACAGCGCTGATTATGTCATATAGTAGACAACATACTTTTAGAAATTAGCTCATTTCTGATTGTAGCATATGGTCTGTCAGGTAACCCTATTGGGGTGTTCCATATTATTCTCAACGGTATAATACGTGACACACTGAGACACATCCTATTTCTACTCATGCTCTTAGTCCTTTTTTCTTTAATGAAATCATCACAGTACAGCTCCAAATACAGTGCTAATAAGACTTTGCAATTTGTAATGATTAAAATCAGGAGTATCAGTAGCTGGATATAGCCATAaatgtgctgcaagcagctggggtGAATAATCTGACTAAGAATCTAGGAATAAACTTTTATGAAGAACCCCATGACAAACATTGAATCACATATGCACAATGGAATATAGCGTAACAcacaaagaagaaagccagttaaCCAAGTCAATTGGCCATAAGGTGCTTTACGTGATCAGGAAGATTTTATTCTAGCTATCCTATTGTAATTCCACATACCAAGCCATCAGACAGATGCAAACAGATGTGCTTTGATGATTGAGTGTGAGGACACCCATCAAATCAATACGACTAATTGCCGTGAAATTATTTGGTACTCACTTGTCATCAGTCTTTCCTCCAAAACAGTAGATCATTCCATTGTGCGATATTGTTGCATGGCCATACAATTTGACTGGAAGCTTTTTGGCTTCACTCCATTTGACTGCCCTGGAGTTGGAAGATCATACTATTAAGACAACTTAAATGCGGGGAGGGGTATTTTGAACATGCTCAGTTAATGTAAACCGTCAACATACACAGGATCATAGCACAATACTGAATCCAGGGACTCCTCTGTCTGAAGGTCCTTGCCAGCAACTACATATATTTTGTTGTCTGACTCTCCCAGACCAAAAAGGCATCTGGCTGAAGGCAGTGGAGGAAGGCCTGCCCATTCACCAGCAATGCTATCCAGCtgaaagaacatcaaaataggaaATGTCAAGGAAGATGCATAGTAGAAGCCCACACAATAAAAACTACTTGGTGAAATAGATTTAGATGAGGTAAGTGGATCATTAATGCTTCCACATTGTATTTCTTCTAACTTCCCCTAACTCCCTTGGATTAGCTGATGTGTGTCAATTTACTGCCAACTTTTCCTTCTCGTCTCCCACCCATACTCGTGgtcatttttgtttcttgttaATTAGTATTGAAGCACGAGCTACAGTGTGTAGGGGGATGCGCAGAGAATTGTTGGCTATACCGTAATCAGAGTGAGGTGAGTGCATCTATCCAGCACCCATCCCATAGCATCCGTGAGGCATTCTGTCTTAAAGGTCAGAGTTTCCCTCTAATGCTGCTGGAGCAAAAAGTGCTCCTCCCATGAGAGTGCTTCCCAACCCCTTAAGGTCTTAGAATGAACACCGTTGAGTGAAGGTGAACTGTGACTTTTCTACAAGACTTAAAACACGCATCCCAGATTTGTTTTCTGAGCAAACCAGGAGGGAAGCAGTGCAATTGTCTCCAGTCCCACAGGTCATAATACTAACTTATCTAAGAGGCACACAGAAggtttaggctgtgtctagactacagggatttgttgtcaaaatggccgttttgtcgacaaaaccccaagGAGAAGCCAGATTCCCAggggcgttctgttgacagtaagtctacagaatgcagaacttttgtcaacagccatagtCTGCTCGCTACGAGGAAGAACTCCTCCATTGACAGAGGTCTGTCAAGAAAACTCTGGTCTGGATGTTGTGggaagccttctgttgacagaaaagggtTCTGGGACAccacacaaccctgtctgctgtgcttctgggtggccgttttgccgatagagtggccgggcagtccatCCGCTCtccgttgacagagtggattgctctttcaatctgcttttgcagtctgtcgacagaggttttgtcacaagatatcttctgacaaacgcCTGTAACAAACGTCTGTGACAAATCCCTATAATCTAGACTTAGTTTTAATTTCCATCTCCCGTTGCTGTGCTGAAAGTAATCACAGAAAAAGAGCAGTGGTCAAAAAAAGGAGAGACCCTGGGATGTCTTCAGAGACCTACATGAGGTTGATTTACATTTCTAACTACACATTTATAACCCTTCCCTCAGTAGTATCGGAGTACCTCCCCAACAGTTAAGAATAGAAATGTCTCTTTTTCCTTGCTTTCCAGCTTATAGAAAAGTAGTGCAAGTAGTTTATAGTGGATTTTTACATTGGATGTTCTGGGTGTCTGTGTGATAAGACTGTGTGAGAAAGCTCAAAGTAGTGAGGTTTGTACGAAATTTTAGATTGGCTGGGTTGTGAGGTGTCCTGGagaccttttctgtcaacaggagGCCCCTtagaacatccagaccagtgttttgttgacagatctctgtcaacagaggtgtccTCCCTCATGGCAAGTGGGgtacggctgtcaacaaaagtgttgcattctgttgacaaaatggtcttgggaatctggacattccacgggttttgtcaacaaaacagacattttgctgAAGAATCCCTctcgtctagacatagcctttgagaggGGTGACATGTCCCTCGTGGAAACAAGTTCCATGGTCTAGGTCAAGCTCCTGTGAAACTTCTGGCTCCGTAACTCACTCATTTTCCCTGTTAGTCAACTGCTTATTTGCTGTAGTTTATTTGGGAATTCATGGACACAGATTCCTCCGTGGGATAAAGCCAGTTCAGGCAGAGTTTTGCATATTGGGACAGAGATTTCCTTGGATCCTACTCCTTATAGTTGATAATATAATCAGTCAGTCAGCAGTGTAATGGTATGGGGGATTTCTTTTGTATATGAACTCTGATAGAGTGATGCACAATTAGGGACAAGCTTCTCGATGGGCAATAACTTTTTTTTCTCCCACTTTGCCAAGCACTTAATTAAGTGGTTAGGTAACAAGGCAGAAGTGGCGGAGAAGCGGGGACGCATGACGAATGGAATGCTGGGGGTCTGCTGATTTAAAACTTGAAACAATCACCAAGCTGGTAGTGCACAAGAACAGAGAGATTCTAGCAGTGAGCCACAGCAACAGCACGTAGTAGTAGCAATGGGATAGATGAGTGGGAGAGGGACAGGAGGACAGCAGAAATTCAGGGCGTATACTCAGGGAAAGATGTTTATAAAAAAAATGGTTCTGTTAAATTACTAGCCTCATGCTTGTGGTTTATGCATCACTAAAAATCTTTTGATGGAATTATAGTCTGCAAATCAGTTACATAATTCTAGATTAGTTCCAGGAAATAATCTAATGTAACACTTGTGCCACAAGTAACTACTTGTAGCAAGTTTTGTATGTGTTTCACTAGTACATTATGACTAATCAAATGAAACAGTACTAATATAATCTCTCTCTGCTACAATTCTTTATAGATTTATAAACAGCTCATAATCTCAGTATCTGAAAATTATAAATTGATTCATAACCTGTGAAACAATTGCAATAATTGATATTTTCAATATGTGCCAAtgactttaaaattaaataattttagtATGCCGTGCTGTTATCATATGCTAACAAAAGATCTCGTCCTGTTTTCAGACCAATCCCCACCCCCGAAGTCAAGGATTTGGGGTCACAGAATCCCAGCCATTAAATCAAGGGACAGGTGAAATGTCCAAAGGTACAGCATGTAACTATGTATCTAAAAAGCCCAGGATATGTTTGATAGAAGCATACACCATGAGCTTTTTATATGTGTGGTAATTTTATGATATCTGTGCCACCTATAGTTAAGGCTCAACCATAGTTTGTATTAATAAAACACAATGTCTACATTCACTCTAGGTTAAAATATAGCATTTGGAGTATGAACACAGGCTGTTTTCCTGTTTAAGAAGGTTGGGGTTAAACTGACATTTCAAATTATTTAATAAAACTTACAATGTTGGAAATTTGTCAGCCCACAACATGGTAGGACACCTATTGATGTTTtatgagaggaaaaaaagagttAAATTGGTTAGTATGCtaaaggccagatttttaaaagctaaATGATGCACCTAGtggtattttcaaaagtacctaggCACCCAATTGAAATCAGTAGGGCTAAAGAATCTGGCaagttttgaaaatcccattaggtgcatctttagatgcctaaataccttcCAAAAATGGCCTGGAGTGATCAAAACATGTTAATTACACTTTAAGAACTCACCTAGGCTTTAATCTTGAATGACGCGGAGGACATGCAATTCCTATGGAGTTTACTTGGTGTACTGGATGCTCAAAATAAGTATTTTCATAAGAGATTTTGTTTGAACAGGAGTCAGTTTAATTTAGAAGCCTACCATTAAGGCAACTGTTAAAAGTCCAGCATGTCAAAGTGAAAGATGACATTTGTCCTTAATGTACTGTGCTGTCTGGGAGGAATTTCAAATACAACAGCAACAAGTAAACTTTGAAGGAAAAATCATGGGACTGAAATTAAATCAAACATTACCCTattatacatttaaaattaagCCTAAATACTCTTCCTTAACTACTGCTATACCAATGAATATGAGATTATACCTGGAAGAAGTATGACTGTAAAGGCTGATCCTTGTTCTCCTCATCCACATACAATCCTCCGACGACATACACCTGATTTTGTTTGGTGACTATGCTGGAATGATTTCTGGGAATCTGTTCTGCCAGGGCTGCCAAGTAACATTCATTCTCTACAGGGTCATAAGCCACTGCAGCAGTGTCATTGACCAGAAGAATAAGGTCTTTGACAAACATACCATGTCTCGGAATGTCATTGAGGTATCCAGGGAGTAAATCTTCATCTCCTACATCACCATTTACTTCCCCTTCACCTGACCTTCCTTTGTTTACAGGTGGCTCAGGCAATTTTCCAGCAAAGGCATCCTTaatcaccttgatttttttctgaagatcTGAGTTGCTTTTAATTATATCATCCTTCTCAACATGCTCCTTGAAGTATTTTTCTGCCATAAGACGAAAACGAATGCAGTCAAAAACTTCTCCCAGGTTCTTTAATCTGTTCTCTTTGTCTGTTCGGACCCATCTCATTACTGCTTCAAATACCACTTCTTCCTTTTCTACGTTTAAGTTGTCTGGTGTAATAATGGAAAGGAGCTCATGGGGGGCTAGCTGCATGAAGTCGTCTTCTTTGCAAATCTGCACAAAATGGTCTGACACAAAGTCACGGGCAGATAATGCAAGTCTTGGGCAATCAAGGAGGAGACCTAAGCGAAGAATGGCTAGACAGTTCCCAACAGCAAGTCTTTTCTGAAGGTAGGAAACACACACAGTGAATACAGAAGGGATCTGAAAGCGGCTGGCTAAAGCAAAAATATCTTGCACGTTAGAATCATTAAGATCAATACTTGCAGAGTAAAGGTACTTGACAATCATATCCAGGATGCTGGGATCCACATTGTCCAGAACTACCTCCTTTTTTTGGTCTTCACTTTGTTCAGATAAGAAATACTCTCGGAAATAAGGACTACAAGCTGATAGTATCAATCTGTGGCAAGGTAAGCTTTTGTCACCAGCTTTTAGGTAGCAATCAACAAACTTTTTCTCATCCAGGAGTTCTTTGAGGCCATCCTGAAGAAGTGTGGATTGGTAAAGTCGAAGTTCTTCAGTGAGTTCCCGTTGGGAATCCATTTGGTTCGTAATATGGGTATGTGTGAGAGAACTGAAAGTTTTCGCTGTTGTCTGCAATAAGGTCTGCCTGTAAAAAGGCAGATCAGTGTGCTTTGCCTAGGCTGAAGTCTCTGTAATTTAATCCTGCCCACTAAATATAGGTACAGCCTCTTACAAGTTGGAATTTAGGGTGGATGGTGTGGAAAGAAGAGTTGCTCTTGCAGCTGTCATAGATTGAAAGAAGCAACTGTTGCTTTTTATTCAAGATAACCATACACATTTAATCACTGAAACCTGCAGAGTAGGGtattactcatgtgagtaaggaTGGCAGAATCTGGTCTAAGAAAATATCTAATAATTAGGTCAGGTCTCAGATATAATTACGGAATACTAAGCACTAAAAGTATTATCTGTAAAGGGTAAAGCTAGCAGTTATGATATTATGTCTATTCAAAATGAATTCACAGAAAATGTTTTTAAGACTGATTCACAGAAGTTTCCCAGTCAGAATGTCTGATACTTCGTTGTAAGTAAAATTCATTGTGATTAATTAGACAGTTATTTTgtgctagaattttttttttcatatccacACATCATTAGAAAAAAATAACACCGTTCTGGAGAAATAATTTAATGAAAAGTATGTATTTCATTTTAGATTtctatttaaaacaataaatgaTAATTTGTTTGCAAACTTATATATGATTCTCCAAGCAAAAGTAcacttaattattttaaaatatcatttaaaaattaagctttttttttttttaaaattcttaaaaTGTAATTCTCACTCGAGATCATTTTCCTAGGCATATTATAATTCCCTTCTCCTGCCTCCCAAGTATTTGTTTTGAGTTTTTATTTTAGGATAACATTAAAAGTAGTATTAGTAAAGGGAATCCTATCAACTGTAAAATGAAAGAAATAGGTACAttagaaatggatttttttttaaataaaagaatgtCATTACATGAAAGTTCAGTGTGAATTCTCACAAAACTAAAAATTGAGAAAAAGCAGTACAAACTGAACAGTTTCACAAAGGAAGGAGAGCAAAAAGTTACtctcaaattatttttgtttcaaagttTCAGAATTTAGGCAAGGGAAGCTTAGATTTCTATTAAATTTGGAAAAGTAGAAGTTTAACAACCCAGAGTTTGCTTAATATACTTTAGTGACAAAGGGCTTGATCTTGCTCCCATGAAAGTGAATGGCAAAATACCCCCTGATTTCCACGAGAGCAGAACTTGTCCCCAACTTTCTAACATACATTTGTTATAAACAAGATTTCATTTAAttatcattttatatatataagtTTTACCTAAATATTTAACAGGCTTTTCTTCCTTTCTATATCACAGCGAAGTCACTAGTGCTGTCAGCTGCTAAAACAACAGCTGAAAGGGGAGCTCATTTGACTTTTTCCAATTATAGGAAATAGTAAGACCTCATCTCACTAGAAAACAGAACAGCTGCATCTTCCCTCTAAACAATAAATGACTCATTTCTCTCTGAATGTAACACATAACATTCTAAAGGTCTGATGGGTCAGAAGCAAAAGATAGGTAGTGTGTGATCATTTCTTGATTTTCCTCTTTGAATACATGAACAAGTCAGTGCTTtgtgacaaaagaaaaaaagtactgGAGTCTTTGGATGAGAACTAGCACCTGGAATACCCGTATCTGCAATATTAGAACCTGGAATACCAATACATAAAGTTCAATCTGTAATATGAAAACTAGCGGCTATATTTGGAATAGTACAGTTTAATTTTGTCAAAATGATATCAATACCACAATAATGCCCAATGATACAACTAGTCTTTCTAAAAAACCCACCCACATTAATGTATTTTTGTTTAGTACACCAACATTTTAAGAACATGTCACTATGGAAATACTCTTCAGATACAATTATCAGCACttctttaaataaaagcaaataaatattATAATTTAGCACAAGAACTGTATACAAAAATACACAATACAATAGCTACAAATGCACAATTTAACAAGTCTTCTTTCACAAAATAAGTTAACTATGCACTGTACAATATTTATATGCTCCTTCTCTTTGATACAATAGCTCTCTCTTACTCAAATATTTTCAGTCTCCCTAAAGATCTGATACTAACATGATGACTACATGCTTTTCTTGGATTAGGAAAATAATGTTAAATCTAAAATCAACCCATTACTTCCCAGAGTCCCTGAAGTGTGAATCCATCCTTCAGTTTCTCTATTGCCAGTCCCAGTTCTTCTGAAAATACAGGTTCCCGATCTTGTTGCTTTTTTTCGAGGAGAagggtggaggcagggaggaaGGAAATAAGACATTTAAGCAGACTCTGTGAATTGTGACTTGTTAAATAATACACATTTTACAATGTTAAATTACTCTTACCTTATTACCATCCGCAAAGTAAgcctacaaaaagaaaaaaaaatctattaccAATCTACTCAACAAATAACTGAAAATTTTTTCCTATGTAATTTCAATAAATACTTTCCCCATTTACCTATAATTTTTCTATTGACACTGAGCTACTGTAGGCTTCTCAGTTCTATTAAAAAGTTACTGTTGAAATGAATTTCAACGTTAAACAAAAtcctttttgtttaaaacaatatTTGGCACATCTTCTGAGATGTACAGGTGTGCTTGGCAGAATCTATTACATTAATTTTATAAATAAGACTAAAAATTTACTTTGTAAAAACTTCAACCAGAAAGCAGTTacttaatataatataatagtcAACCTCCATAGCTACATAACTGCTAAATTATCCATTATTCATAATAaagctatttttatttaaatttattttcatattAATTTTTACAGTGATTCTTTTTGTGAAATAACAGAAGCAGAATTTATTGCATGCTCATTGATCCTGCCTGACATGCAGCAACATTTATTATTCCATTTGTAAAAATGGCCCATTCATAATACCTTAGGGTATGTGcacaaaaattaataattttgatAAAACTACTTTTAATCAacaacactaaggctatgtctaaactgcaggtttTTGTCAGGAGCTGGTCTTGTGACAGAAGTCTGTCTCTTCAGTAGTGTTCTGTTAACATACCTTCTTCCTTGTAGAAGGAAGAAGAcagggatgtgttggcagagggggttttatcaacatttggccctgtgtggccgggccaaatgttgggaaagtctATCCCAACAGAGCTGTCAGCGGAAGATATGCAAATCTGTTCAGCAATTTCCATATCCTCTGCCGACAATTCTCGgaaatctagatatagcctaaagGACTAACCTAACACTTAAGCAAAGTCATTCCTGTTTCAGGCAAAGACCAGTATAAAGAGATGGGCTTTACAACATCCCTTGAAAAATCAAACTGACTCTTGGACAAGAAGGAGAAACAAATTCCAGAATCGAGG
This portion of the Carettochelys insculpta isolate YL-2023 chromosome 8, ASM3395843v1, whole genome shotgun sequence genome encodes:
- the KLHL41 gene encoding kelch-like protein 41: MDSQRELTEELRLYQSTLLQDGLKELLDEKKFVDCYLKAGDKSLPCHRLILSACSPYFREYFLSEQSEDQKKEVVLDNVDPSILDMIVKYLYSASIDLNDSNVQDIFALASRFQIPSVFTVCVSYLQKRLAVGNCLAILRLGLLLDCPRLALSARDFVSDHFVQICKEDDFMQLAPHELLSIITPDNLNVEKEEVVFEAVMRWVRTDKENRLKNLGEVFDCIRFRLMAEKYFKEHVEKDDIIKSNSDLQKKIKVIKDAFAGKLPEPPVNKGRSGEGEVNGDVGDEDLLPGYLNDIPRHGMFVKDLILLVNDTAAVAYDPVENECYLAALAEQIPRNHSSIVTKQNQVYVVGGLYVDEENKDQPLQSYFFQLDSIAGEWAGLPPLPSARCLFGLGESDNKIYVVAGKDLQTEESLDSVLCYDPVAVKWSEAKKLPVKLYGHATISHNGMIYCFGGKTDDKKCTNRVFIYNPKKGDWRDLAPMKVARSMFGVAVHKGKIVIAGGVTEEGLSASVEAFDLTTNKWEVMPEFPQERSSISLVNLSGSLYAIGGFAMIQLESKEFAPNEVNDIWKYDDEKKEWCGILKEIRYASGASCLSARLNLFKLSKL